The Helianthus annuus cultivar XRQ/B chromosome 16, HanXRQr2.0-SUNRISE, whole genome shotgun sequence genome includes a window with the following:
- the LOC110885493 gene encoding protein FAR1-RELATED SEQUENCE 5-like, translating into MNIGPVRAFNLMRKIRGGFDKVGVTSTDCKNFKRDINLFIGEFDVDMAVQRLMKKKLYLPNFSCEFYCDEKGALAGLFWADEEMKLNYEVFGDVMSFDATFRTNRYDLVFVPFTGIDNHHHNVTFAGSLLASETAESYKWLLQSFLKAFGVAPKVVVTDQDAAMKIAIRDVFPDTRHRLCMWHIMIKVSEKVGTELSQDEVFKEDICDVVWTDALEPAQFETQWCDLMIKYNLTSNSWLSDMYNLRSDWIPAYYRHEHMSGLMRTTSRSESENHFFGQLTNTKLSLVEFLSHFDTAMESQRFKRSKRDHDTRYTQPRMKTNYELELEAAKIYTRGIFFDVQEEIRLACKNCMCRREEEVGDSIKFYILQVNLPGLHEVLFTPKDMVIKCSCNRYEQYGLLCRHAFCVLRLCGIKEFPKKICYEALDKRCCSKKDKSFEF; encoded by the exons ATGAATATTGGTCCAGTTAGGGCATTCAACCTTATGAGAAAGATTCGTGGTGGATTTGATAAGGTTGGAGTGACGTCTACTGATTGTAAAAATTTTAAAAGAGATATTAATTTGTTCATTGGAGAGTTTGATGTGGATATGGCTGTCCAACGTCTTATGAAGAAGAAGCTGTATTTGCCGAATTTTTCTTGTGAATTTTATTGTGATGAAAAAGGTGCTCTTGCTGGATTATTTTGGGCTGATGAAGAAATGAAACTGAATTATGAGGTCTTTGGGGATGTTATGTCTTTTGATGCTACGTTCCGTACGAACAG GTATGACTTGGTATTTGTTCCGTTCACTGGAATCGATAATCATCATCACAATGTCACGTTTGCTGGTTCTTTGTTAGCATCTGAAACTGCtgaatcatataaatggcttctTCAAAGTTTTTTGAAGGCTTTTGGTGTTGCACCTAAGGTGGTTGTGACTGATCAGGACGCTGCAATGAAAATTGCCATCCGAGATGTTTTCCCAGATACCAGACATCGTTTGTGTATGTGGCATATAATGATCAAAGTTTCTGAAAAG gtTGGTACTGAGCTATCACAAGATGAGGTTTTTAAAGAAGATATATGTGATGTTGTATGGACTGATGCTCTTGAACCAGCACAGTTTGAGACACAATGGTGTGATTTAATGATTAAGTACAACCTTACTAGTAACAGCTGGCTGTCTGATATGTACAACCTCAGATCAGATTGGATTCCTGCATACTATCGTCATGAACATATGTCCGGTCTTATGCGTACAACATCTAGGTCTGAGAGTGAAAATCATTTTTTTGGTCAATTAACCAACACAAAATTGTCATTAGTTGAGTTTTTGAGCCATTTTGATACTGCAATGGAATCTCAGAGGTTTAAGCGCAGCAAACGTGATCATGATACCAGATACACACAACCTCGCATGAAAACCAATTATGAATTGGAACTGGAAGCTGCAAAGATTTATACTCGGGGGATATTTTTTGATGTTCAAGAAGAAATTCGACTTGCTTGCAAGAATTGTATGTGCAGGCGTGAAGAAGAAGTTGGTGATTCAATTAAGTTTTATATTCTACAGGTCAATCTTCCTGGCCTTCATGAG GTTCTTTTTACTCCTAAGGATATGGTAATTAAATGCAGCTGCAACCGATATGAGCAGTATGGTTTGCTATGTAGGCATGCCTTTTGTGTTCTTCGTCTTTGTGGTATAAAGGAGTTCcctaaaaaaatatgttatgagGCGTTGGACAAGAGATGTTGTTCCAAAAAAGACAAAAGTTTTGAGTTTTGA